One window from the genome of Caldicellulosiruptoraceae bacterium PP1 encodes:
- the ispF gene encoding 2-C-methyl-D-erythritol 2,4-cyclodiphosphate synthase — MFKIGFGFDVHKLVEGRKLILGGVEIPFEKGLLGHSDADVLLHAIIDAIIGALGQGDIGKHFPDNDNSYKDINSLILLEKTKTLLENNGFSVVNIDSTVVAQKPKILPFTEKMKENIAKCLGIDINMINIKGKTTEGLGFEGRQEGISAYAVVLIQKNE, encoded by the coding sequence ATGTTTAAAATTGGCTTTGGTTTTGATGTTCATAAGCTTGTTGAAGGAAGAAAACTTATTCTTGGTGGTGTTGAGATACCTTTTGAAAAGGGGCTTTTAGGTCATTCTGATGCTGATGTATTATTACATGCAATAATTGATGCAATAATTGGAGCATTAGGACAAGGAGATATTGGAAAGCATTTTCCTGATAATGATAATTCCTATAAAGATATTAATAGCTTGATATTGTTAGAAAAAACTAAAACACTTCTTGAAAATAATGGATTTTCAGTTGTAAATATCGACTCAACAGTAGTTGCACAAAAACCTAAAATACTTCCCTTTACAGAAAAAATGAAAGAAAACATAGCAAAATGTTTAGGGATTGATATAAATATGATAAATATTAAAGGTAAAACAACAGAAGGTTTGGGATTTGAAGGAAGACAAGAAGGGATTTCAGCATATGCAGTTGTTTTAATACAAAAAAACGAATAA